In Toxoplasma gondii ME49 chromosome X, whole genome shotgun sequence, a single genomic region encodes these proteins:
- a CDS encoding hypothetical protein (encoded by transcript TGME49_223610): protein MEAELVSQSAGPSARVLPGSSSPSPSPSSPASSRGTKRGARTLSLAWKTVEKSARRHREEEAEDGGRSDDASDSAEVPSRELPEHPEELDKVSPNDVDTPSTPATRGSKTSSPSANGVAAMTAASPAEPLEGCPGVSLDESFDSKATEKDLATVDAVKLSNRRQSDASGTFPRNGAKCPDTAHGPRAASRAAAVLSRSKRSLSPNPAASDASNGGEEERRAVKPRLSGPAPASPGACDDCGQSREREGSGPSSPFENKDCGGTSGPGLSHVLHSHLAPAPGGGLRVRDFVDSRWMTKLCEESLKFHLLCGRYRLLVRHVIEKFRVYVQKKAEESSCGRTTKGENETLREGPERQSSQTETHRREHREDGAAALGEKKEGGSHGLASEAAQPNSRATASFVKNEKESGLRPLKQEPGPSASDEKPTGVERAESDPAGDTDSSSSRRSMPSDDALRDRLLHPLPAPLPVSASSPLVSTPFRVPVRLILQGAMPQPQPRPEASDLFPSPAFLLPFTENVQEETLQQAVFEQLYANRDATWCRRYFWKYQNDFDVPVKTLNQMSVLLPLPLLKKLVYFHARFKKVWPVPVLAWISSSSRALAMSRWGKELDALERLGLFPSAPSRVTATKGRAGKSPGDRRSFFSSGAPVSWDRAAVHSGAERLRTEAAHAVGGKSLAPRRQQKILLQRRLGHNRFRPGRREEKGSQGLGKREEETAKVMDEKENGEAEEDSGDCGRKGRQAEGKAAETQPGQGGEEEGNKRGERDGALGMHAANGEGGEARQQGSGGGDEKVGGEEDGCELQGKDDATGEEAEAERETEEKEEPEEKESHLEASEDEREKAYEEDGTDEETRRKRAEEEEEEQEWRAKGFAGKAEAELVRDMAEQLWRHLEKLHFPSLAEDDANSSAGLAGTEREEDVESDSSMSPQNARLRHAVASLKRSPEASDRQSCQLLEAAERRAPLAVSDTSKNSSDDARPDAPPSAALLARKRSERNSSGASSSLSQVPEASGASHALAELPVSCPTLSLPLASSRRKLSLPLQNSRAPVSLPASGSGSPACASSPACASSPVCASSPVCAAACAAACDLQAPPLLRAPGREEAGRAVERGIERGQTPLSAAVAPAPKVTASAAQHHLLSHLGEAVCGAGRASSLSSLTNALFGRRAGLLVGDERAARGERDARGETAQVHASLERLREQENLEALRKELVRHLMRDRESERTARQTPSDDGERERLRAAREQCARSVLDFLYERMAPKSEGGARGNRDTGETPGARAVADNPRLTFGQAAVLELLKQRAGLR from the exons ATGGAGGCTGAGCTGGTCTCCCAATCCGCTGGGCCGTCGGCGCGGGTGCTTCCTGGGAGCAGCAGCCCCTCTCCGTCGCCCTCCTCTCCAGCCTCTTCCCGCGGAACGAAACGCGGCGCCAGGACACTTTCCCTCGCGTGGAAAACTGTGGAGAAATCCGCTAGGCGCcacagggaggaagaggcggaggACGGCGGCCGGAGCGATGACGCCTCAGACAGCGCTGAGGTTCCCAGTCGAGAACTTCCGGAGCATCCTGAGGAGCTCGACAAAGTGTCTCCAAA CGACGTGGACACGCCGTCCACTCCCGCAACGCGGGGCTCAAAGACGAGCTCCCCGTCCGCGAACGGCGTCGCCGCAATGACAGCCGCTTCTCCTGCAGAGCCGCTTGAAGGCTGTCCGGGCGTTTCTTTAGACGAGTCCTTCGACTCAAAGGCGACCGAAAAGGATCTCGCAACTGTCGATGCTGTCAAACTCTCCAACCGGCGGCAGTCGGACGCCTCCGGGACATTTCCGCGAAACGGCGCCAAGTGTCCAGACACCGCCCACGGCCCGCgagctgcgtcgcgggcggCTGCGGTGCTGTCTCGCTCTAAAAGGTCCTTGTCTCCAAATCCGGCTGCGTCGGACGCGAGCaacggcggagaagaggaaagacgcgcAGTGAAGCCGCGACTCTCAGGGCCGGCACCGGCGTCTCCTGGGGCGTGCGACGACTGTGGGCAgagccgagagcgagagggcaGCGGACCGTCCTCTCCCTTTGAAAACAAAGACTGTGGAGGAACGTCTGGTCCTGGACTCAGCCACGTTCTTCACAGCCACCTGGCGCCGGCTCCCGGCGGCGGTCTTCGAGTCAGGGACTTTGTCGACAGCCGGTGGATGACGAAACTCTGCGAAGAGTCGCTCAAATTCCACCTGCTCTGCGGGCGCTACCGGCTGCTCGTCCGCCACGTCATCGAGAAGTtccgggtgtacgtacagaagaaggcagaggaaagcagCTGCGGGAGAACGACCAAGGGCGAGAACGAAACTCTCAGAGAGGGACCAGAAAGGCAGAGTTCGCAGACCGAGACCCACCGGCGAGAACACAGGGAAGATGGAGCAGCCGCCctgggcgagaagaaagaaggcggcAGTCACGGCCTCGCGTCTGAGGCTGCGCAGCCGAACTCACGCGCCACCGCCAGCTTCgtgaagaacgagaaagagagcggtTTACGGCCGTTAAAGCAAGAACCGGGGCCGTCCGCGTCGGACGAGAAGCCGACAGGCGTGGAGAGAGCTGAGAGTGACCCTGCTGGAGACACAgattcgtcttcctcccggAGGTCGATGCCCTCAGACGATGCCCTTCGAGACCGTCTCCTGCATCCCCTGCCTGCGCCGCTGCCggtgtctgcttcctcgcctctcgtttCGACGCCGTTCCGCGTCCCCGTGCGCTTGATTCTCCAAGGGGCGATGCCTCAGCCTCAGCCTCGACCGGAGGCCTCCGacttgtttccttctccggctTTCCTGCTTCCCTTCACGGAGAATGTGCAGGAGGAAACCCTCCAGCAGGCAGTGTTCGAGCAGCTGTACGCGAACCGCGACGCGACCTGGTGTCGACGGTATTTTTGGAAGTATCAGAACGACTTCGACGTCCCTGTCAAGACGTTGAACCAAATGTCTGTGCTCCtgccgctgcctctcctcaaGAAGCTGGTCTACTTCCACGCGCGCTTCAAGAAGGTCTGGCCGGTCCCCGTCCTTGCCTGGATCTCGTCGagctctcgcgctctcgccATGAGTCGCTGGGGCAAGGAGTTGGACGCTCTGGAGCGTCTAggtctcttcccctctgcgCCTTCGAGAGTCACTGCCACCAAAGGCCGAGCTGGGAAGTCcccaggagacaggcgtTCATTCTTCTCATCTGgagcgcctgtctcctgggATCGTGCCGCAGTCCACTCGGGAGCAGAACGCCTTCGGACAgaagctgcgcatgcagtcggcGGAAAGAGTCTAGCCccacggagacagcagaaaatCCTCCTCCAACGCAGGCTCGGCCACAACAGATTTCGCCCtggacggcgagaagagaaaggaagccaAGGCcttggaaagagagaggaagagacggcgaaggtgatggacgagaaggagaatggggaggcggaagaggacTCCGGAGACTGTGgcaggaaggggagacaagcagaagggaaggcggcggagacacaACCGGGccagggaggagaggaagaggggaacAAACGCGGAGAACGAGACGGAGCGCTGGGGATGCATGCGGCGAATggagaagggggagaggcgagacagcaaGGATCGGGAGGCGGGGACGAGAAAgtcggaggcgaagaggacggCTGCGAGCTGCAGGGGAAAGATGACGCGACAGGCGAAGAGGCCGAAGCCgagcgcgagacagaagagaaggaagaaccggaagagaaggagagtcACCTCGAGGCCTCGGAAGACGAACGCGAAAAAGCCTacgaagaagatggaactgacgaagaaacgagaagaaaacgcgcagaagaagaagaggaagaacaagagtGGCGCGCGAAAGGTTTCGCTGGAAAAGCCGAAGCTGAG ttGGTGCGCGATATGGCTGAGCAGCTGTGGCGTCACTTGGAGAAGCTGCACTTTCCATCTCTCGCCGAGGACGATGCGAACTCTTCTGCTGGACTGGCGGGGActgagagggaagaggacgTCGAGTCTGACTCGTCGATGTCGCCTCAGAACGCCAGACTGCGCCACGCTGTCGCTTCCTTGAAACGAAGCCCAGAAGCCAGTGACCGACAGAGTTGCCAGCTtctggaggcggcggagcgacgcgcgcctctcgctgtctcagATACCTCGAAGAACTCCTCGGATGACGCGCGTCCAGACGCCCCTCCCTCGGcagctcttctcgctcggaAGCGATCAGAAAGAAACTCTTCCGGCGCGTCCTCGTCCCTCTCACAGGTCCCCGAAGCCTCCGGTGCCTCACACGCCCTCGCAGAGTTACCTGTCTCCTGCCCAacactgtctctgcctcttgcTAGTTCGCGCCGGAAACTGTCTCTGCCCCTTCAGAACTCGCGCGCcccggtgtctctgccggCCTCTGGGTCGGGCTCCCCGGCCTGTGCCTCCTCCCCggcctgcgcctcctcgccggtttgcgcctcctcgccggtTTGCGCCGCTGCTTGCGCAGCTGCTTGCGACCTGCAGGCGCCTCCGCTGCTTCGGGCACCAGGCCGTGAGGAGGCTGGGCGGGCCGTGGAACGCGGGATCGAAAGGGGACAGACGCCTCTTTCTGCCGCGGTCGCTCCGGCGCCTAAGGTGACAGCATCTGCTGCCCAGCACCACCTCCTCAGTCACTTAGGGGAGGCCGTCTGCGGGGCTGGACGagcctcgtctctctcgagcctCACGAACGCCCTGTTTGGGCGCCGAGCCGGACTTCTGGTTGGAGACGAAAGAGCCgccagaggcgagagagatgctagaggcgagacagcgcaggtgcatgcatcgctAGAGAGGCTTCGGGAGCAGGAGAACTTGGAGGCGCTGAGGAAGGAGCTCGTGCGTCACTTGATGCGCGACcgggaaagcgagagaaccgcgaggcagacgcccagcgacgacggcgagagggagagactcCGCGCAGCCAGGGAACAGTGCGCGAGGAGTGTGCTGGACTTCCTCTACGAACG
- a CDS encoding hypothetical protein (encoded by transcript TGME49_223600~Predicted trans-membrane domain (TMHMM2.0):114-137:208-231:250-273:293-316:356-379:420-443:446-469:536-559:700-723) has translation MPVPGPSRVSRIIGCEDAAWCLFLSQPVCLFPCLRSSQICRLSRRDRKNCTPSSGSLSVFLAEKRVVFLPLLSVALLTATVSSLEPLVLLSVHRRLHSCVCVLSILQRLSPENMGLLAPDVLCTLLVVFFILRVGSFLHLWRLWTTGLAIPVGIAPSPRKDSSGSRGDKQEGAAHAAGPLKPISLWPVARLAGLGVLEGFQELREASNFLLSSLGCTAAVALLLLFRWRVPSDGKQFADSLSSLSPLSSPEGRPGGLSPLPLLLLAFGAFVRLQWTLHRRFLPARRKLPVGHRIAMGFFVGGGVGLVLVSDFLGVNRRFEFTSLLPAYFRELWGPLIESADFCECAFDTQLHLFQRVWSFFLFGVKAAFVAFLAFEGAVLAAPIQVEANLISVALYATDCLQPGTEDVVKRLQLPLIHLEKLAIPLLVVLPFLWMPSVYATLLSETGLSSLGFGGVRLLIVCIAALLLLRRAKLAAQVSTVLVMPAGEARREEQAKTAGGRTATRPSTANASRPSSPSVPTPTPHPSRSLLLRLLDLLGLPARLLILMALCSLLLLLQAQQGRDGPLLLSSLASKSTLGEVAPLDIPRRSLSPVSASVSSSSPTSKDTPSSGDAASTDASSPAVTEGSSKPERTAAGGFVRRDSREAHRTCALLWSFLGDAEQRRKGLQTLGNLSVREKISWTRDAARVLLPFNSSSFVPFLQQLCSTVLVGTAATAAFLFSFASTEVRRRGLQQLSIWDVHTS, from the exons ATGCCGGTCCCGGGACCCTCTCGTGTTTCACGAATAATTGGATGTGAAGACGCTGCgtggtgtctctttctctcgcagcctgtctgtctctttccctgcCTCCGCAGTTCGCAGatctgccgcctctccagaagagacagaaaaaactgcACTCCTTCCTCAGGGTCGTTGTCCGTCTTTctcgcagaaaaacgcgtcgtttttcttccgttgctctctgtcgcgcttcTGACGGCCACAGTGTCATCACTGGAGCCACTGGTTCtcctgtctgtacaccgcagACTCCACAGCTGCGTTTGCGTGCTTTCCATCCTCCAACGATTGTCTCCGGAAAACATGGGACTTCTCGCCCCCGACGTGCTCTGCACGCtcctcgtcgttttcttcatcCTTCGAGTTGGGAGCTTCCTGCATCTCTGGCGCCTGTGGACTACCGG TTTGGCGATCCCCGTCGGCATCGCTCCCTCGCCTCGCAAGGACTCTTCTGGCAGCCGCGGAGACAAGCAGGAAGGCGCCGCACATGCGGCAGGACCTCTGAAACCGATTTCCCTGTGGCCG GTGGCGCGTCTCGCGGGTCTCGGCGTTCTGGAAGGCTTCCAGGAGTTGCGCGAAGCGTCGaattttctcctttcttcactGGGGTGCACAGCAGctgtcgcgcttcttcttctcttcagatgGCGCGTTCCTTCAGATGGAAAACAATTCGCAGattccctctcctcgctgtctcctctttcttctcctgagGGTCGGCCGGGGggtctgtcgcctctcccgcttcttctcctcgccttcggcgCGTTCGT acgctTGCAATGGACCCTTCaccgtcgcttcctccctGCTCGCCGCAAACTGCCCGTCGGCCACCGTATTGCAAT GGGATTCTTCGTCGGAGGCGGTGTAGGCCTCGTCCTTGTCTCCGACTTCTTAGGAGTGAATCGCCGCTTCGAGTTTACCTCGCTCCTTCCCGCCT ATTTTCGAGAGCTCTGGGGTCCTTTGATCGAGTCTGCCGACTTCTGCGAGTGTGCTTTTGACAC GCAGCTCCATCTATTTCAACGCGTctggtccttcttcctcttcggcgTGAAggccgccttcgtcgccttcctcgccttcgaaGGCGCCGTCCTCGCTGCGCCGATTCAAGTGGAAGCGAATCTCATTTCGGTTGCTCTTTACGCCACG GACTGCCTGCAGCCTGGAACTGAGGACGTCGTCAAGAGGCTCCAGCTGCCCTTGATTCACCTCGAAAAACTCGCCATTCCTCTCTTAGttgttctccctttcctctggATGCCCAGTGTCTACGCAACTCTCCTTTC GGAGACAGGCTTATCTTCGCTTGGCTTCGGCGGTGTTCGCCTCCTGATCGTGTGCATCGccgcgcttctgcttcttcgccgcgcAAAACTCGCTGCTCAG gTCTCCACAGTGCTTGTCATGCCCGCCGGAGAGGCTCGGCGCGAAGAGCAGGCAAAAACAGCCggaggaagaacagcgaCGCGCCCATCCACAGCAAACGCttctcggccttcttctccttcggtgCCCACACCC ACCCCACATCcatctcgctctctgcttcttcggcttctggACCTGCTTGGACTTCCAGCTCGGCTCTTGATTCTCATGGCGCTCTGCAgtttgctgcttcttctgcaagCTCAACAGGGCCGCGACGGTCCGCTGctgctttcgtctctcgcct CCAAGAGCACCCTCGGAGAGGTCGCACCCCTCGACATCCCGAGGAGGTCGTTGTCTCCAGTGTCTGCCTCAGTTTCTTCGAGTTCTCCGACGTCGAAAGACACTCCGTCGAGTGGTGACGCCGCCTCCACTGACGCGTCATCTCCTGCTGTGACTGAAGGCTCCTCAAAACCAGAACGAACTGCTGCGGGCGGATTCGTccggagagacagccgagaggCTCATCGAACTTGCGCGCTGCTGTGGAGCTTCCTGGGCGACGccgaacagagacgaaaaggccTTCAGACCCTTGGAAACCTTTCCGTGAGGGAAAAGATTTCCTG gacTCGGGACGCAGCGCGCGTTCTGCTTCCCTTcaactcttcttcgttcgtgCCCTTCCTTCAGCAACTCTGCAGCACCGTTCTGGTGGGCACCGCAGCCACCGcggcttttctgttttccttcgcctcgacTGAAGTTCG AAGGCGAGGCCTGCAGCAGCTGTCGATTTGGGACGTCCACACCTCctga
- a CDS encoding proteasome subunit (encoded by transcript TGME49_223590), with protein MKNYRCERFSCLLFACAVCPSTLRKHQVTFCGIWSRFELVVFAACLRPPVQLDLEFLGKKSSHKNVLVLDGEQFLFGVHESRTQSRLPSTGRCAKPLFPTPPRGLSRTFSTRCLCPPIRHDVATMASSSCVAFSYDDLGLPVVAASSPAGLPVPSLSASGRGPTAVSTGTTIVAVSFKGGVVLGADTRTSAGSYVVNRAARKISRVHERICVCRSGSAADTQAVTQIVKLYIQQYAQELPKGEEPRVEAAANVFQSLCYQHKDALTAGLIVAGFDKVKGGQIYALPLGGALVPMQYTAGGSGSAFISAYMDANFKQNMTQEEAVNLVKNSVAYAISRDGSSGGMVRVVVITEDAMLEECVEGNKLPVAP; from the exons ATGAAAAACTACAGATGCGAGCgcttctcgtgtctccttttcgcaTGCGCAGTGTGTCCGAGCACTCTGCGAAAACATCAGGTTACCTTTTGCGGAATATGGTCCAGGTTCGAGCTGGTCGTTTTCGCTGCATGTTTGCGTCCTCCAGTCCAATTAGACCTTGAATTTCTGGGTAAAAAGTCGTCGCATAAAAACGTGCTCGTTCTTGACGGGGAACAGTTTTTGTTCGGCGTGCACGAATCGAGAACGCAGAGCAGACTGCCGTCAACAGGCCGCTGTGCCAAG CCTCTTTTTCCCACTCCACCCCGTGGTTTATCTCGCACGTTTTCGACGCGTTGCCTTTGTCCGCCAATTCGCCACGACGTAGCCACTATGGCGTCTTCGTCCtgcgtcgctttctcgtACGACGACCTCGGTCTGCCCGTCGTCGCGGCCTCGTCGCCCGCCGGTCTTCCCGTTCCGTCCTTGTCAGCCTCTGGTCGCGGACCCACTGCAGTTTCTACGGGGACAACGATTGTGGCGGTTTCCTTTAAAGGAGGCGTCGTTCTGGGTGCAGACACGCGCACTTCCGCCGGCAGCTACGTGGTGAACCGCGCCGCGCGGAAAATCAGCCGCGTCCACGAGAGAatttgtgtgtgtcgctCAGGAAGTGCCGCGGACACTCAGGCAGTCACGCAGATCGTCAAGTTGTACATCCAGCAGTACGCGCAGGAACTTCCCAAGGGCGAGGAACCCCGGGTCGAAGCCGCCGCAAATGTCTTCCAGTCGCTGTGTTACCAGCACAAAGACGCCCTGACAGCCGGACTCATTGTCGCGGGATTCGACAAAGTCAAGGGCGGGCAAATCTACGCCCTTCCTCTTGGTGGTGCTCTCGTGCCCATGCAGTACACTGCTGGCGGCTCGGGTTCGGCGTTCATCAGCGCCTACATGGACGCAAACTTCAAACAGAACATGACGCAGGAGGAGGCGGTCAACCTGGTGAAAAACTCCGTGGCGTATGCGATCTCTCGAGACGGCTCCTCCGGAGGCATGGTCCGCGTCGTCGTAATCACCGAGGACGCTATGCTGGAGGAATGTGTTGAGGGAAACAAACTGCCTGTCGCCCCATAA
- the MED4 gene encoding mediator complex subunit MED4 (encoded by transcript TGME49_223580~Gene product name based on ToxoDB Community Expert Annotation.) — MAPPSAPAVAASSPSLQELYNLLRSVVKPEWSHILDPASDEWKKKFRERVDAETSVTSPPLSSTSSASTNDCAQSFSACSTLSDGSSVCSLPREQQLHLLVKMSSILETPWLVAQKRLEGIKEAEKARPLTLDQVVTYARRLGGSTAAPPETANISDVVTHQSIYPTFHFLPYPSMEELQTSRLGFLASKPFDRVCFPPEIRSQWTVRLRKSERSCDEEGDSRAGTETNVPGYEVRLVCQTPGAQLVYCVFDGLLAPNALPAQPLWKETRYTSEAPVFLSTPFPKTLVARALKPPLQPSRPTLLRLNPRNLATQSPARSLPSGRPRLPAPQAPAQREREEGGDAATAEREAQRDAQTKRGREEETTRGLREQGRGDRSSTAFEGGRETRSPGEKDSSERGGSDAVAGRTQGAPSAPQAPQSASRLLAASLASGEQAHATPPASASASLASQASVPPGRALPANDARVGGSFQGLMLGSSRRKRREEIVQRQEAAQDSSGSAESSSSGEESSDEEEKGSG, encoded by the exons ATGGCGCCACCTTCGGCTCCGGCCGTCGCTGCGTCTTCACCTTCGCTTCAAGAACTCTACAACTTGCTGCGATCTGTTGTCAAGCCAGAATGGAGTCACATTCTCGACCCGGCTAGCGACGAGTGGAAAAAGAAATTCCGAGAGCGCGTAGACGCAGAAACATCTGTCacttctccacctctctcctccacttcttctgcgtctaCGAATGATTGTGCACAGTCTTTTTCTGCCTGTTCCACGCTCTCAGACGGGAGTTCTGTGtgctcgcttcctcgcgagCAGCAGTTGCATCTTCTCGTGAAAATGTCGAGCATTCTG GAAACACCTTGGCTTGTTGCACAGAAACGGCTCGAGGGAATTaaagaggcggagaaggcTAGACCTCTTACGCTCGATCAAGTGGTGACGTATGCAAGGAG acTGGGCGGGAGCACTGCGGCGCCTCCGGAGACTGCAAACATTTCGGACGTCGTCACGCACCAGTCGATCTACCCCACATTCCACTTTCTTCCGTATCCGTCGATGGAGGAGCTGCAGACTTCTcgcctcggcttcctcgcttccaAGCCTTTTGACCGCGTCTGCTTTCCTCCGGAAATCCGGTCTCAGTGGACAGTGCGGCTGCGCAAAAGCGAACGAAGctgcgacgaagagggagactcTCGGGCAGGGACGGAGACAAATGTGCCTGGATACGAAGTCCGCCTCGTCTGCCAGACACCAGGCGCACAGCTTGTGTACTG CGTCTTCGACGGCTTGCTGGCTCCGAACGCTCTCCCGGCCCAGCCGCTCTGGAAGGAGACCCGGTACACCTCAGAAGCccccgtcttcctctccacgccTTTTCCTAAGACGCTGGTGGCTCGAGCGCTGAAGCCGCCTTTGCAGCCTTCGCGGCCGACGCTGCTTCGTCTGAATCCACGAAACCTAGCGACTCAGAGCCCCGCCAGGTCTCTTCCCTCCGGGCGTCCGCGACTGCCCGCTCCTCAGGCGCCCGCACaacgcgagcgagaagaaggcggagacgccgcgacGGCTGAG CGAGAAGCTCAGCGAGACGCACAGACAaagagaggccgagaggaagagacgacgcgAGGTCTCCGAGAGCaggggcgaggagacaggagcagcACTGCCttcgaaggaggaagagaaacgcgttcgccaggcgagaaagactcgagcgagagaggcggtAGTGACGCTGTTGCAGGAAGAACTCAAGGAGCTCCGAGTGCACCGCAg GCGCCCCAGAGCGCGTCTCGTTTGCTCGCGGCCTCGCTGGCTTCAGGTGagcaagcgcatgcaaccCCGCCCGCATCGGCCTCAGCTAGCCTCGCTAGTCAAGCATCTGTTCCTCCGGGTCGCGCCCTCCCGGCGAACGACGCGCGAGTGGGTGGAAGCTTTCAAGGTTTGATGTTGGGGAGTTCCCGGAGGAAACGCCGAGAAGAAATCgtgcagagacaagaggcgGCGCAGGACTCAAGTGGCAGtgcagagagcagcagcagtggagaggagtcgagtgacgaggaagagaagggcagCGGATGA